A stretch of the Bacillus anthracis str. Vollum genome encodes the following:
- a CDS encoding proline--tRNA ligase, whose translation MKQSMVFSPTLREVPADAEIKSHQLLLRAGFMRQNASGIYSFLPFGLKVLHKVERIVREEMERAGAVELLMPAMQAAELWQESGRWYSYGSELMRMKDRNAREFALGATHEEVITDLVRDEVKSYKKLPLTLYQIQTKFRDEQRPRFGLLRGREFLMKDAYSFHATQESLDEVYDRLYKAYSNIFARCGLNFRAVIADSGAMGGKDTHEFMVLSDVGEDTIAYSDTSDYAANIEMAPVVATYTKSDEAEKELEKVATPDQKAIEEVSAFLNIEADKCIKSMVFKVDEKLVVVLVRGDHEVNDVKVKNVYGASVVELASHEEVKELLNCEVGSLGPIGVNGDIEIIADHAVASIVNGCSGANEEGFHYVNVNPERDFKVSQYTDLRFIQEGDQSPDGNGTILFARGIEVGHVFKLGTRYSEAMNATFLDENGKTQPLIMGCYGIGVSRTVAAIAEQFNDENGLVWPKAVAPFHVHVIPVNMKSDAQREMGENIYNSLQEQGYEVLLDDRAERAGVKFADADLFGLPVRVTVGKKADEGIVEVKVRATGESEEVKVEELQTYIANILK comes from the coding sequence ATGAAACAAAGTATGGTATTCAGTCCTACATTACGTGAAGTTCCAGCTGATGCGGAGATTAAGAGTCATCAGTTATTACTTCGTGCAGGTTTTATGCGTCAAAATGCTTCTGGTATTTATAGTTTTCTACCATTTGGATTAAAAGTACTACACAAAGTAGAACGTATCGTTCGAGAAGAGATGGAGCGCGCAGGTGCCGTAGAATTATTAATGCCAGCGATGCAAGCTGCAGAATTATGGCAAGAGTCAGGTCGTTGGTATTCTTACGGATCTGAATTAATGCGTATGAAAGATCGTAACGCTCGTGAATTTGCATTAGGAGCGACACATGAAGAAGTAATTACAGATCTTGTACGTGATGAAGTGAAATCGTATAAAAAATTACCGTTAACATTATATCAAATTCAAACAAAATTCCGTGATGAACAAAGACCTCGTTTCGGTTTATTACGTGGAAGAGAGTTTCTAATGAAAGATGCATACTCTTTCCATGCTACGCAAGAGAGCTTAGATGAAGTGTACGATCGCTTATACAAAGCATACTCTAACATCTTTGCTCGTTGTGGCTTGAATTTCCGTGCGGTTATTGCTGATTCTGGAGCAATGGGTGGAAAAGATACACATGAATTTATGGTATTATCTGATGTTGGTGAAGATACAATTGCATACTCTGATACATCTGATTACGCAGCGAACATCGAAATGGCTCCTGTTGTAGCTACGTATACGAAGAGTGACGAAGCAGAAAAAGAGCTTGAAAAAGTAGCAACACCAGACCAAAAAGCAATTGAAGAAGTATCTGCATTCTTAAACATCGAAGCTGACAAGTGCATTAAGTCTATGGTATTTAAAGTAGATGAGAAATTAGTAGTGGTACTTGTTCGTGGTGATCATGAAGTAAACGATGTAAAAGTGAAAAATGTATACGGTGCTTCAGTTGTTGAGCTTGCCTCTCATGAAGAAGTAAAAGAATTATTAAATTGTGAAGTTGGTTCATTAGGACCGATTGGTGTAAATGGTGATATCGAAATTATCGCTGATCACGCTGTAGCATCAATTGTCAACGGATGTTCAGGAGCGAACGAAGAAGGATTCCATTATGTAAATGTAAATCCAGAACGTGACTTTAAAGTAAGTCAATATACGGATTTACGCTTCATTCAAGAAGGAGACCAATCTCCAGACGGAAACGGGACAATTCTTTTCGCACGCGGAATTGAAGTTGGTCATGTATTCAAATTAGGAACTCGTTATAGTGAAGCAATGAACGCAACATTCCTAGATGAAAACGGAAAAACACAACCACTTATTATGGGTTGTTACGGCATTGGTGTGTCTCGTACAGTGGCAGCAATTGCAGAGCAGTTTAATGATGAGAACGGTTTAGTTTGGCCAAAAGCTGTAGCACCGTTCCATGTGCATGTAATTCCAGTGAATATGAAATCTGATGCACAACGTGAAATGGGTGAAAACATCTACAACTCATTACAAGAGCAAGGTTATGAAGTATTACTAGATGATCGTGCAGAACGTGCAGGTGTTAAATTTGCTGATGCTGATTTATTCGGCCTTCCAGTTCGCGTGACAGTTGGTAAAAAAGCAGACGAAGGTATTGTAGAAGTGAAAGTACGTGCTACAGGTGAGTCTGAAGAAGTAAAAGTAGAAGAACTTCAAACATATATTGCTAATATTTTAAAATAG
- the uppS gene encoding isoprenyl transferase — MMFKNFPFFKGKKDTSFDHLVEEVKKGYIPEHIAIIMDGNGRWAKRRAMPRIAGHHEGMQVVKKITKFASKLNVKVLTLYAFSTENWKRPKKEVDYLMQLPEEFLGTFLPELIEENVQVRVIGQQDRLPTHTRRAMEKAMEETKENTGLILNFALNYGSRDEIVSAVQHMMKDSEEGKVRVEDVSEEMLSSYLMTSSLPDPELLIRTSGELRISNFMLWQIAYSEFWFTDVYWPDFTEEHLLNAITDFQHRGRRFGGV; from the coding sequence ATGATGTTTAAAAACTTTCCTTTTTTTAAAGGTAAAAAGGACACATCGTTTGATCATCTCGTTGAAGAAGTAAAAAAAGGATATATCCCAGAACATATTGCGATCATTATGGATGGTAATGGAAGATGGGCGAAGAGGAGAGCAATGCCTCGTATTGCGGGACATCATGAAGGTATGCAAGTTGTAAAGAAAATTACAAAATTTGCAAGTAAACTTAATGTGAAAGTGTTAACTCTCTATGCTTTTTCGACTGAGAACTGGAAAAGACCGAAAAAGGAAGTTGATTATTTAATGCAGCTTCCAGAAGAATTTTTAGGTACATTTTTACCAGAATTGATTGAAGAAAACGTACAAGTCCGAGTAATAGGGCAACAAGATCGTCTTCCTACGCATACACGCAGAGCGATGGAGAAGGCCATGGAAGAAACGAAAGAGAATACGGGATTAATTCTTAATTTCGCGTTAAACTATGGAAGTCGAGATGAAATCGTTTCTGCTGTGCAACATATGATGAAAGATAGTGAGGAAGGAAAAGTTCGTGTTGAAGATGTAAGTGAAGAAATGCTTTCTTCCTACTTAATGACGAGTTCTTTACCTGACCCAGAGTTGTTAATCCGTACGAGCGGAGAGCTACGTATTAGTAATTTCATGTTATGGCAAATTGCATATTCGGAATTTTGGTTTACAGATGTGTATTGGCCAGATTTTACCGAGGAACATTTGCTAAATGCGATTACAGACTTTCAACATAGAGGGCGCAGATTCGGAGGCGTGTAG
- the rseP gene encoding RIP metalloprotease RseP: MNTAIAFILIFGALVFFHELGHLYFAKRAGILCREFAIGFGPKIFSFEKNETVYTIRLLPLGGYVRMAGEDADTVELKPGKKVGLVLNAKDEVAKLVFDGYEKYPNVRVIEVEQADLEHNLTISGYEEYEEELQTFRVNEKARIITAGEEIQIAPYNRQFGSKKLGQRALTIFAGPAMNFILAFVIFVILGFVQGVPVDKPMVGKVMENSAAEQAGLKENDTIQAIDGKNTSTWKDVVTIVRENPNKEITLQVKRDSEQFNVKVTPTLDKEGKEEVGRIGVYSPVEKTVMGSIKSGFEQTYQWTKLIFESFVKLVTGQFSINELSGPVGIYNLTDQVVDYGFTRVLSLAAVLSINLGLFNLLPVPALDGGRLFFFLIEALRGKPIDRQKEGMVHFIGFALLMLLMLVVTWNDIRKFFL, translated from the coding sequence TTGAATACAGCGATTGCCTTTATATTAATTTTCGGTGCACTCGTATTTTTCCATGAGCTAGGGCATCTATATTTCGCAAAAAGAGCAGGTATTTTATGCCGCGAGTTTGCGATTGGTTTTGGTCCGAAAATATTCTCATTTGAAAAGAATGAAACGGTGTATACGATTCGATTACTGCCCCTTGGTGGCTATGTAAGAATGGCTGGCGAGGATGCAGACACAGTTGAGTTAAAGCCTGGGAAAAAGGTTGGCCTTGTATTAAATGCAAAAGACGAAGTTGCAAAATTAGTTTTTGATGGATATGAAAAGTATCCCAATGTTCGCGTTATCGAAGTCGAACAAGCTGATTTAGAGCATAATTTAACAATTTCGGGTTATGAAGAGTACGAGGAAGAGCTTCAAACATTCCGAGTGAACGAGAAGGCTCGTATTATTACTGCCGGTGAAGAAATTCAAATTGCTCCGTATAATAGGCAGTTTGGCTCTAAGAAATTAGGACAACGTGCGTTAACAATCTTTGCGGGCCCTGCAATGAACTTCATTTTAGCATTTGTTATTTTTGTGATTCTTGGATTTGTACAAGGTGTTCCTGTTGACAAACCAATGGTCGGAAAAGTGATGGAGAATAGTGCAGCAGAGCAAGCTGGATTAAAAGAAAATGATACAATTCAAGCTATTGATGGGAAAAACACAAGTACATGGAAAGATGTTGTTACCATTGTACGTGAAAATCCAAATAAAGAAATTACGTTACAAGTAAAGCGTGATAGTGAACAGTTTAATGTGAAAGTAACGCCAACGCTTGATAAAGAAGGTAAAGAAGAAGTTGGTAGAATTGGTGTTTACTCTCCTGTAGAGAAAACAGTGATGGGTTCTATTAAATCAGGTTTTGAACAAACATACCAATGGACGAAACTAATTTTTGAGTCTTTTGTGAAATTAGTAACTGGTCAATTCTCTATTAATGAGTTGTCAGGTCCAGTAGGAATTTATAATCTAACAGATCAAGTTGTAGATTATGGATTTACGCGTGTTTTAAGTTTAGCAGCCGTTTTAAGTATTAACCTTGGTTTATTTAATTTACTACCAGTTCCTGCTTTAGACGGTGGACGTTTGTTCTTCTTCTTAATTGAGGCATTGCGTGGGAAACCAATTGATCGCCAGAAAGAAGGAATGGTTCACTTTATTGGTTTTGCATTATTAATGTTACTTATGTTAGTTGTAACTTGGAATGACATTCGTAAGTTTTTCTTGTAA
- the dxr gene encoding 1-deoxy-D-xylulose-5-phosphate reductoisomerase, giving the protein MKNISLLGASGSIGTQTLDVLRSHPDQFRLVAFSVGKNIDYAVKVIQEFSPQIVSVQREEDVLKLQAVSGNTKIVYGSEGLLEVALHPDAEIVVNAVVGSVGLLPTLRAIEAKKTIGIANKETLVTAGHLVMEAARKHNVSLLPVDSEHSAIFQCLNGENEKRISRLIITASGGSFRDKTRDELHHVTVEDALRHPNWSMGSKITIDSATMMNKGLEVIEAHWLFGIPYEQIDVVLHKESIIHSMVEFEDRSVMAQLGSPDMRVPIQYALTYPDRLPLSDTKQLNLWEIGTLHFEKMNQERFRCLRFAYEAGKAGGSMPAVMNAANEVAVEAFLQKRIGFLTVEDLIEKAMNHHNVIARPSLEEILEIDAATRRFVMEQI; this is encoded by the coding sequence ATGAAAAACATTAGTTTATTAGGTGCAAGCGGATCAATTGGTACACAAACTTTAGATGTATTACGCTCGCACCCAGACCAATTCCGTCTCGTTGCTTTTTCTGTAGGGAAAAATATTGACTACGCAGTAAAGGTCATTCAAGAATTTTCTCCACAAATTGTCTCTGTGCAAAGAGAGGAAGATGTTTTAAAATTACAAGCTGTTTCTGGTAATACAAAAATTGTATATGGTAGTGAAGGGCTTTTAGAAGTAGCATTACATCCAGATGCGGAGATTGTAGTAAACGCTGTTGTAGGTAGCGTAGGGTTGTTACCAACACTTCGTGCAATTGAGGCGAAAAAAACAATTGGAATTGCAAACAAAGAAACGTTAGTAACTGCAGGGCATCTTGTAATGGAAGCAGCGCGAAAACATAATGTTTCGTTACTTCCAGTAGACAGTGAACATTCAGCTATTTTTCAATGCTTGAATGGTGAAAATGAAAAAAGAATTTCTCGACTAATTATAACGGCTTCTGGTGGAAGTTTCCGTGATAAAACGAGAGATGAATTGCATCATGTGACCGTAGAAGATGCGCTTCGACATCCAAACTGGTCAATGGGTTCGAAAATTACAATTGATTCTGCTACAATGATGAATAAGGGGCTAGAAGTAATTGAAGCACATTGGCTTTTTGGTATCCCTTATGAGCAAATCGATGTTGTTTTACATAAAGAAAGTATTATTCATTCTATGGTTGAATTTGAAGATCGTAGTGTGATGGCACAGCTTGGCTCACCTGATATGCGAGTACCAATTCAATACGCGCTTACATATCCTGATCGATTACCTCTTTCAGACACAAAGCAGTTAAACTTATGGGAAATAGGAACGTTGCATTTTGAGAAGATGAACCAAGAACGTTTCCGTTGCCTACGTTTTGCGTATGAAGCTGGAAAAGCAGGTGGAAGTATGCCAGCTGTAATGAATGCAGCGAATGAAGTAGCTGTTGAAGCTTTTTTACAAAAGAGAATTGGTTTCTTAACAGTGGAAGACCTCATTGAAAAAGCAATGAACCATCACAATGTCATTGCACGTCCGAGCTTAGAGGAAATTCTGGAAATTGATGCAGCCACAAGACGGTTTGTGATGGAACAAATTTAG
- a CDS encoding PolC-type DNA polymerase III, with the protein MSLTNEQKERFQILLQQLQIPDDLINQYLQGGGIERLVIDKANKSWHFNLQVPRILPTELYELLETKLKQSFSHIARTTFALETENKQFTEEEVRAYWPLCTERITFSPMFAYLKKQLPQVNGVKLLINVNNELESTALKKNVAKPVGDQYEAFGFPRFQLDTHIQQNTEEMQKFREQTQQEDRERVIQAMEEMAKKQAEESSVVHEGPITLGYLIKPDEEITPMREIQDEERRKTVQGYVFHVETKELRSGRTLLTLKITDYTDSIMIKMFSRDKEDIPMLQSLKKGMWVKARGSVQNDTFVRDLVMIANDINEITGPSRKDKAPEGEKRVELHLHTPMSQMDAVTPVSKLVAQAGKWGHEAIAVTDHAVAQSFPEAYSAGKKAGVKVIYGVEANLVNDGVPIAYNEEHRLLADETYVVFDVETTGLSAVYDTVIELAAVKVKGGEIIDRFESFANPHQPLSATIIELTGITDDMLTDAPEVDEVFKKFEEWMGDHTLVAHNASFDMGFINVGFKKAGLEKTKNPVIDTLELARFLFPEMKNHRLNTLCKKMDIELTQHHRAIYDTEATGYLLVKMLKDVIEKGFEYHDQLNDSMGQGDAYKRGRPSHMTLLATSDVGLKNLYKLVSYSHLNYFYRVPRVPRSLLKKYREGILVGTACDKGEVFEAMMQKAPEEVEEIAQFYDYIEVMPPEVLRHLVERELVRDEGQLKTIISNLVKLGETLDKPVVATGNVHYLDPEDAMYRKILVSSQGGANPLNRHSLPPVHFRTTDEMLECFSFLGEDVAKEIVVTNTQKIASLIGDVHPVKDDLYTPKIEGADDETRDMSYKMARSIYGEELPEIVEARLEKELKSIIGHGFAVIYLISHKLVKKSLVDGYLVGSRGSVGSSFVATMMEITEVNPLPPHYVCPKCKQSEFFNDGSVGSGFDLPDKECPTCNIPYVKDGHDIPFETFLGFKGDKVPDIDLNFSGEYQPRAHNYTKVLFGEDYVYRAGTIGTVAEKTAYGYVKGYANDHNLTIRNAEIDRLVAGCTGVKRTTGQHPGGIIVVPDYMDIFDFSPIQYPADSIGAEWRTTHFDFHSIHDNLLKLDILGHDDPTVIRMLQDLSGIDPKTIPTDDPEVMKIFSGPESLGVTEEQINCKTGTLGIPEFGTKFVRQMLEETKPTTFSELVQISGLSHGTDVWLGNANELIYNGTCTLSEVIGCRDDIMVYLIYQGLDPSLAFKIMESVRKGKGVPEEWEEDMKSNNVPGWYIDSCKKIKYMFPKAHAAAYVLMAVRIAYFKVHFALLFYAAYFTVRADDFDVEAMAKGSASIRARIDEIAQKGLDAAPKEKSLLTVLEMTLEMCERGYSFQKVDLYRSHATDFIIDGDSLIPPFNAVPGLGTNAALSIVEARKNGEFLSKEDLQQRSKVSKTIIEYLDSQGCLGDLPDQNQLSLF; encoded by the coding sequence ATGTCTTTAACAAATGAACAAAAAGAGCGATTTCAAATTTTGCTCCAGCAGTTGCAAATACCAGACGACCTTATAAATCAATATTTACAAGGCGGTGGTATTGAAAGACTCGTTATCGATAAAGCGAATAAAAGTTGGCATTTTAATTTACAAGTGCCACGTATTTTGCCTACAGAATTATATGAATTGCTAGAAACAAAGCTTAAGCAATCATTTTCTCATATTGCAAGAACAACATTTGCATTAGAAACAGAGAATAAACAATTTACTGAAGAAGAAGTGAGGGCGTATTGGCCACTTTGTACGGAACGAATTACATTTTCACCTATGTTTGCTTATTTAAAGAAGCAGCTTCCGCAGGTGAATGGAGTGAAGTTACTTATAAATGTGAATAATGAGCTGGAATCTACTGCTTTAAAGAAAAACGTTGCAAAACCAGTAGGGGATCAATACGAGGCTTTCGGATTCCCGCGTTTTCAGTTAGACACACATATACAGCAAAATACAGAAGAAATGCAAAAGTTTCGTGAGCAAACGCAACAAGAAGACCGCGAGCGTGTTATACAAGCTATGGAAGAAATGGCAAAGAAGCAAGCTGAAGAAAGCAGCGTTGTGCATGAAGGACCGATTACACTTGGGTATCTTATTAAGCCGGATGAAGAGATTACACCGATGCGAGAAATTCAAGATGAAGAAAGAAGAAAAACAGTTCAAGGATATGTCTTCCATGTGGAAACAAAAGAACTTCGTAGTGGACGTACGTTATTAACTTTAAAAATAACGGATTATACAGATTCTATTATGATCAAAATGTTCTCACGTGATAAAGAAGATATTCCAATGCTACAATCCTTAAAAAAAGGAATGTGGGTGAAGGCTCGTGGTTCTGTCCAAAATGATACATTTGTTCGAGATTTAGTAATGATTGCAAATGATATTAATGAAATAACAGGACCGTCTCGTAAAGATAAAGCACCAGAAGGTGAAAAAAGAGTAGAGCTTCATCTTCATACTCCAATGAGTCAAATGGATGCTGTTACTCCAGTTTCTAAGCTTGTTGCTCAAGCTGGTAAATGGGGACATGAGGCTATTGCGGTTACAGACCATGCTGTGGCTCAGTCGTTCCCGGAAGCATATTCTGCGGGGAAAAAGGCTGGAGTTAAAGTTATATATGGTGTGGAAGCAAACTTAGTGAATGACGGAGTACCAATTGCTTATAATGAAGAACATCGTTTACTGGCTGATGAAACATATGTTGTTTTCGACGTTGAGACGACAGGTTTATCAGCTGTGTATGATACAGTTATTGAGTTAGCTGCTGTAAAAGTAAAAGGTGGCGAAATTATTGACCGCTTTGAATCTTTTGCAAATCCACATCAACCATTATCGGCAACAATCATTGAGTTAACAGGTATTACAGATGATATGTTAACCGACGCACCAGAAGTAGATGAAGTGTTTAAAAAGTTTGAGGAATGGATGGGTGACCATACACTTGTTGCTCATAACGCAAGCTTCGATATGGGCTTTATTAATGTAGGATTCAAAAAAGCTGGTTTAGAAAAAACGAAAAATCCGGTAATAGATACGTTAGAGCTTGCAAGATTCTTATTCCCAGAAATGAAAAATCATCGTTTAAATACGTTATGTAAAAAGATGGACATTGAATTAACTCAGCATCACCGTGCGATTTATGATACAGAAGCAACGGGATACTTACTAGTGAAAATGTTAAAAGATGTAATTGAAAAAGGTTTTGAATATCACGATCAATTAAACGATAGTATGGGACAAGGGGATGCATATAAGCGCGGGCGTCCAAGTCATATGACATTACTTGCTACATCGGATGTTGGATTGAAAAATTTATATAAACTTGTTTCATATTCTCATCTAAATTACTTTTACCGTGTACCGCGAGTACCAAGATCACTATTAAAAAAATATCGTGAAGGTATTTTAGTAGGAACGGCTTGTGATAAAGGTGAAGTGTTTGAGGCAATGATGCAAAAAGCTCCTGAAGAGGTAGAAGAAATTGCGCAGTTCTACGATTACATTGAAGTAATGCCACCAGAAGTGTTACGTCATTTAGTAGAGCGTGAACTTGTTCGGGATGAGGGACAATTAAAAACAATTATTTCAAACTTAGTAAAACTAGGTGAGACGTTAGATAAACCAGTTGTCGCTACCGGAAACGTGCATTACTTAGATCCAGAAGATGCAATGTATCGCAAAATTTTAGTTAGTTCGCAGGGCGGAGCCAATCCGTTAAACCGGCATTCATTACCACCTGTACATTTCCGTACAACCGATGAAATGTTAGAGTGTTTCTCATTCTTAGGTGAAGATGTAGCGAAAGAAATTGTCGTAACGAATACACAAAAGATTGCATCATTAATTGGCGATGTTCATCCAGTAAAAGATGATCTATACACACCGAAAATTGAAGGTGCAGATGATGAAACGCGTGATATGAGTTATAAAATGGCGCGTAGCATTTATGGTGAAGAGTTACCTGAAATTGTAGAAGCGCGTTTAGAAAAAGAATTAAAAAGTATCATCGGGCATGGATTCGCCGTAATTTATTTAATTTCACATAAGCTTGTGAAAAAATCGTTAGTAGACGGATATCTAGTAGGTTCGCGTGGATCGGTAGGTTCATCATTCGTTGCAACGATGATGGAAATTACAGAAGTAAACCCATTACCACCACACTATGTATGTCCGAAGTGTAAGCAATCAGAATTCTTTAATGATGGTTCTGTAGGTTCTGGTTTTGACTTACCGGATAAAGAATGTCCAACTTGTAATATTCCATATGTAAAAGATGGACATGACATTCCGTTCGAAACGTTCCTTGGGTTTAAAGGAGATAAGGTACCCGATATCGATTTGAATTTCTCCGGGGAATACCAACCACGTGCCCATAACTATACGAAAGTACTATTCGGTGAAGATTATGTATATCGTGCAGGAACGATTGGTACAGTTGCGGAAAAAACTGCTTATGGATATGTAAAGGGTTATGCAAATGATCATAACTTAACGATTCGAAATGCAGAAATTGACCGCTTAGTAGCAGGATGTACCGGTGTAAAACGTACAACAGGACAGCATCCAGGTGGTATTATCGTTGTGCCAGATTATATGGACATTTTTGATTTCTCACCAATACAGTATCCAGCAGATTCAATAGGTGCTGAGTGGAGAACGACACACTTTGACTTCCACTCTATTCATGATAATTTATTGAAGCTTGATATACTAGGACACGATGATCCGACAGTTATTCGTATGTTACAAGATTTAAGTGGTATTGATCCAAAAACAATTCCAACGGATGATCCAGAAGTAATGAAAATTTTCTCAGGGCCAGAATCGTTAGGCGTAACGGAAGAACAAATTAACTGTAAAACAGGTACACTTGGTATACCAGAGTTTGGTACGAAATTCGTAAGACAGATGTTAGAAGAGACGAAACCGACGACATTCTCAGAGTTAGTCCAAATTTCTGGATTATCACATGGTACGGACGTATGGCTTGGTAATGCAAACGAGTTAATTTATAACGGTACATGTACGCTGAGTGAAGTTATCGGTTGTCGTGATGACATCATGGTATATTTAATCTATCAAGGTTTAGACCCATCATTAGCCTTCAAAATCATGGAGTCAGTACGTAAAGGTAAAGGTGTACCAGAAGAATGGGAAGAGGACATGAAAAGTAATAATGTACCAGGTTGGTATATTGATTCATGTAAGAAGATTAAGTACATGTTCCCGAAAGCCCATGCGGCTGCTTACGTACTTATGGCCGTGCGTATCGCATACTTTAAAGTGCATTTCGCGCTTTTATTCTATGCGGCATACTTTACGGTTCGTGCAGATGACTTTGACGTAGAAGCGATGGCAAAAGGTTCAGCATCTATACGTGCAAGAATTGATGAAATTGCGCAAAAAGGTTTAGATGCAGCACCGAAAGAGAAGAGTTTATTGACGGTACTAGAAATGACACTTGAAATGTGTGAGCGTGGATACTCATTCCAAAAGGTGGATTTATATCGCTCACATGCAACAGACTTTATTATTGATGGAGAC
- the frr gene encoding ribosome recycling factor, whose translation MGQQVLKSSNEKMEKAVAAYSRELATVRAGRASASVLDKVQVDYYGAPTPVVQLANITVPEARLLVIQPYDKTSIGDIEKAILKADLGLNPSNDGTVIRIAFPALTEERRRDLVKVVKKYAEEAKVAVRNVRRDGNDDLKKLEKAGEITEDDLRGYTEDIQKETDKYIAKVDEIAKNKEKEIMEV comes from the coding sequence ATGGGACAACAAGTATTAAAGTCTTCAAATGAAAAAATGGAAAAAGCAGTTGCTGCTTATTCTCGTGAATTAGCAACAGTTCGTGCTGGCCGTGCAAGCGCGTCTGTATTAGATAAAGTACAAGTTGATTACTATGGTGCACCAACACCAGTTGTGCAATTAGCGAACATTACAGTTCCAGAAGCACGTTTACTTGTAATTCAACCTTATGATAAAACTTCTATCGGTGATATCGAAAAAGCAATTTTAAAAGCAGATTTAGGCTTAAACCCTTCTAATGACGGAACTGTAATTCGTATTGCATTCCCTGCATTAACAGAAGAGCGTCGTCGTGATCTTGTAAAAGTTGTGAAAAAATATGCTGAAGAAGCAAAAGTTGCTGTTCGTAACGTACGTCGTGACGGTAACGACGATCTTAAAAAGCTTGAAAAAGCTGGCGAGATTACAGAAGATGATTTAAGAGGATATACTGAAGATATCCAAAAAGAAACAGATAAATATATTGCAAAAGTTGACGAAATCGCAAAAAACAAAGAAAAAGAAATCATGGAAGTGTAA
- the cdsA gene encoding phosphatidate cytidylyltransferase yields MKQRIITGVVAAALFIPIVIYGGVPFTVLVYALASIGLYELIRMNKLTLISVPTVLAALLLWIILIPSSASELFTWIGLGKLEITFVIVLLLLSYTVLSKNTFTFDNASFLLMATTYVAMGFLYLNETRILGIKYVFCALFVIWATDSGAYFVGKALGKRKLWPEISPNKTIEGSLGGIVCGIIVALVYNMFFPVESNVLILIALTIIISIFGQIGDLVQSAFKRHYGVKDSGTILPGHGGILDRTDSWLFVLPILYFLLQYN; encoded by the coding sequence GTGAAACAGAGAATTATTACTGGAGTGGTTGCTGCCGCGCTATTCATTCCCATCGTAATTTACGGTGGCGTGCCTTTTACGGTTTTAGTGTATGCACTTGCTTCTATAGGTTTATATGAATTAATTCGTATGAATAAGCTTACGCTTATTTCAGTACCAACAGTTTTAGCTGCATTATTATTATGGATTATTTTAATTCCAAGTAGTGCATCGGAACTGTTTACTTGGATTGGATTAGGTAAATTAGAAATCACATTTGTGATTGTTTTATTACTTTTATCATATACAGTCCTTTCTAAGAATACATTTACTTTTGACAATGCTTCATTTTTACTAATGGCAACAACATATGTTGCAATGGGATTCTTATATCTGAATGAAACGAGGATATTAGGAATTAAATACGTATTTTGTGCATTATTTGTTATATGGGCTACTGATTCAGGCGCATATTTCGTAGGAAAAGCATTAGGAAAAAGAAAATTATGGCCAGAAATTAGTCCAAACAAAACGATTGAAGGTTCATTAGGTGGTATCGTTTGTGGAATTATTGTGGCACTTGTTTACAACATGTTCTTCCCAGTTGAATCGAATGTATTGATTTTAATTGCGCTGACAATTATCATTTCTATTTTTGGACAAATTGGCGATTTAGTACAATCTGCTTTTAAGCGTCATTATGGCGTAAAAGATTCAGGTACAATTTTACCTGGGCATGGTGGTATATTAGATCGAACAGATAGTTGGTTATTCGTTTTACCAATTCTCTACTTCTTATTACAATATAATTAA